Proteins co-encoded in one Halorussus lipolyticus genomic window:
- a CDS encoding exonuclease RecJ codes for MSTSGRTNGGDEHPTASDVAVSLREADFVRVLARADGDCLAAAGLLARALTECGVPYQVRVGRFGETLADDPAADDTTVGVGLDPSADAHLPADETPASVTAFDAARDLGASPDPTLALAGVAAGGYPVGGGESAHLLESARDEGVERRPGVGIPTADLADGLAHSTLAHAGYSGDTGAVQAALAELGLPAELDDEAHRRVASEFALAVTGADAATDRSAEAVERALRPHTTPDAPFATVEGYADVLEAVARERPGTGVAVALGHDARADALDAWRDHAERVHAVLRNGTTGRYDGLFALRTDDAPAETVARLLRDFRSPEPVALVVSEESAGAAAVEASGVGTAMETAARAVGGTGGGTATRGYAEFDPETDTKEFLSAFREARA; via the coding sequence ATGTCTACCTCGGGTCGAACGAACGGCGGGGACGAGCATCCCACGGCGAGCGACGTCGCTGTGAGTCTGCGCGAGGCCGACTTCGTTCGGGTCCTCGCGCGGGCCGACGGCGACTGTCTGGCCGCCGCTGGCCTGCTGGCACGCGCACTCACCGAGTGCGGTGTGCCCTATCAGGTCCGGGTCGGTCGGTTCGGCGAGACGCTGGCCGACGACCCCGCCGCCGACGACACGACTGTCGGCGTGGGTCTCGACCCCTCTGCGGACGCTCACCTGCCCGCCGACGAGACGCCCGCGAGTGTCACCGCCTTCGACGCGGCGCGGGACCTCGGCGCGTCCCCCGACCCGACGCTCGCACTCGCAGGTGTCGCCGCCGGGGGATACCCGGTCGGTGGCGGCGAGAGTGCCCACCTCCTCGAATCGGCCCGCGACGAGGGCGTCGAGCGCCGACCCGGCGTCGGAATTCCGACCGCGGACCTCGCGGACGGTCTCGCCCACTCGACGCTGGCGCACGCCGGCTACTCGGGTGATACCGGGGCCGTGCAGGCCGCGCTGGCCGAACTCGGCTTGCCCGCCGAACTCGACGACGAGGCCCACCGCAGGGTCGCCTCCGAGTTCGCGCTGGCGGTCACCGGAGCAGACGCCGCGACCGACCGTTCTGCCGAGGCAGTCGAGCGTGCGCTCCGGCCTCACACTACGCCCGATGCACCCTTCGCCACAGTCGAAGGCTACGCCGACGTGCTGGAAGCGGTCGCCCGCGAGCGACCCGGCACCGGCGTCGCAGTCGCGCTCGGTCACGACGCTCGCGCCGATGCACTCGATGCGTGGCGCGACCACGCCGAGCGAGTCCACGCCGTCCTCCGGAACGGGACCACGGGCCGGTACGACGGCTTGTTCGCGCTCCGGACCGACGACGCGCCCGCGGAGACGGTCGCCCGCCTCCTGCGGGACTTCCGGTCGCCCGAACCGGTCGCGCTCGTCGTGAGCGAGGAGTCGGCCGGAGCGGCCGCAGTCGAAGCGTCCGGCGTCGGCACGGCGATGGAGACGGCCGCGAGAGCAGTCGGCGGGACAGGCGGTGGGACGGCGACCCGCGGTTACGCCGAGTTCGACCCCGAGACGGACACCAAAGAGTTCCTGTCTGCCTTCCGGGAGGCCAGAGCATGA
- a CDS encoding 30S ribosomal protein S15 encodes MARMHTRRRGSSDSDKPVADEPPEWSDVDEDAIEERVVELAEQGHSPSQIGLKLRDEGVKGTPIPDVKLATGKKVTEILEDNDAEDDIPEDLYNLLERAVRLREHMDENPQDAQNKRALQNTQSKVRRLIDYYRGDELDADFTYSYETAKELTE; translated from the coding sequence ATGGCACGAATGCACACCCGCCGCCGTGGCTCGTCCGACTCGGACAAGCCGGTGGCAGACGAACCCCCGGAGTGGAGCGACGTAGACGAGGACGCCATCGAGGAGCGCGTCGTCGAACTGGCAGAGCAGGGCCACAGCCCGAGCCAAATCGGCCTCAAACTGCGCGACGAGGGCGTGAAGGGCACGCCGATTCCGGACGTCAAGCTGGCGACCGGCAAGAAGGTCACCGAGATTCTCGAGGACAACGACGCCGAGGACGACATCCCCGAGGACCTCTACAACCTGCTCGAGCGCGCCGTCCGACTGCGAGAGCACATGGACGAGAACCCGCAGGACGCTCAGAACAAGCGCGCGCTCCAGAACACTCAGTCGAAGGTCCGTCGCCTCATCGACTACTACCGCGGTGACGAACTCGACGCCGACTTCACCTACTCCTACGAGACCGCCAAGGAACTCACCGAATAG
- the eif1A gene encoding translation initiation factor eIF-1A: MSEDSGRRNLRMPDDSEQFAIVTEMLGKNRVRLRCNDGVERMGRIPGRMRKRIWIRRDDIVLCEPWDWQDEKADIEWRYDGSAQDQLRREGHINV, encoded by the coding sequence GTGAGTGAAGATTCTGGGCGACGGAACCTCCGCATGCCCGACGATTCAGAGCAGTTTGCCATCGTAACCGAGATGCTCGGTAAGAACCGCGTGCGCCTCCGCTGTAACGACGGCGTAGAGCGCATGGGCCGAATTCCGGGCCGAATGCGCAAGCGAATCTGGATTCGACGCGACGACATCGTGCTGTGCGAACCGTGGGACTGGCAGGACGAGAAGGCCGACATCGAATGGCGCTACGACGGGTCCGCGCAGGACCAACTGCGACGCGAAGGCCACATCAACGTCTAA
- a CDS encoding HalOD1 output domain-containing protein — protein MSRKNIDPVEIESTSADGDSTSTYVFDISHHMLDGEVCTGLALALSEVLERDPAQMTPLSSVVDCDALQLLFHTRRYGDLRDEVSVSFPYDIYEVTIHSGGRVVVQG, from the coding sequence ATGTCGAGAAAAAACATCGACCCCGTCGAAATCGAATCTACGTCTGCGGACGGCGATTCGACCTCTACCTACGTCTTCGATATTAGCCATCACATGCTCGATGGCGAAGTCTGCACGGGCCTCGCGCTCGCACTCTCGGAAGTCCTCGAACGCGACCCCGCACAGATGACGCCACTGAGTTCGGTCGTGGACTGCGACGCGCTCCAACTACTGTTCCACACTCGACGCTACGGCGACCTGCGAGACGAGGTGTCGGTCTCTTTCCCCTACGACATCTACGAGGTCACGATTCACTCGGGCGGTCGGGTCGTCGTGCAGGGGTAG
- a CDS encoding DUF7289 family protein, whose product MWRASESSARGQSETLGVVLLLAITIAGTGLILGFGDAAFEDTRSSTEIQQAELAMTVFDSRAAKVALGDSDVQTVDFGGTTGTLRPKPGDGRITIKHVDYDGTGSDEILYQNSLGSLVYENDDTELVYQGGGVWRRDGKGGVSMVSPPEFHYRGSTLTLPLVRVTGSGGSAGGAKVRVTRGAAMKHVFPDASQHYDDDSSEPTYTNPSENGKVQIVVESAYYEGWADYFRERTNAKVDVDDADREVTVELISTGNTGYFEMPGEDGSVDVRGIAGHSMTDFEITVRPDDTDSANFANLKWSMYVDKGTTQFEIHVRQNGGSGCNAVASATVYYSSDDGAHEQGWYDGDAFEAECGDYNGDGDDEVRMVIDLVDDDDGDGSVHDAESDDPRLTYTDLSNSQVMNFKPKGTPRDPVTLDGHNPPASWESKNYEPDDGDRETLDRVVNHYTSEIGGFALTIDDKSSNTVNEGASYGRIEYGGGGRYITYLHVTDNEIEVETA is encoded by the coding sequence ATGTGGCGCGCTTCTGAGTCGTCGGCGAGAGGCCAGTCCGAGACCCTCGGGGTCGTCTTGCTGTTGGCCATCACCATCGCCGGGACGGGCCTCATCCTCGGGTTCGGCGACGCGGCGTTCGAAGACACTCGGTCCTCGACCGAAATCCAGCAGGCCGAACTCGCCATGACGGTGTTCGACTCTCGGGCCGCGAAGGTCGCGCTCGGCGACTCCGACGTGCAGACCGTCGATTTCGGGGGCACCACCGGAACCCTCCGCCCGAAACCCGGAGACGGGAGAATTACCATCAAGCACGTCGATTACGACGGTACCGGCAGTGACGAGATTCTGTATCAGAACTCTCTCGGGTCGCTGGTCTACGAGAACGACGACACCGAACTCGTCTATCAGGGCGGCGGCGTCTGGCGACGGGACGGGAAGGGTGGCGTCTCGATGGTCTCGCCCCCCGAGTTCCACTACCGGGGTTCGACCCTGACCCTGCCCCTCGTCCGGGTCACCGGGTCCGGCGGGTCTGCTGGCGGGGCGAAAGTCCGAGTCACCCGAGGAGCCGCGATGAAACACGTCTTCCCCGACGCCTCCCAACACTACGACGACGACTCCTCGGAGCCGACGTACACCAACCCCTCGGAAAACGGAAAGGTCCAAATCGTGGTCGAGAGCGCCTACTACGAGGGGTGGGCCGACTACTTCCGCGAGCGGACCAACGCCAAGGTGGACGTGGACGACGCCGACCGGGAGGTCACCGTCGAGCTAATCAGTACGGGCAACACCGGTTACTTCGAGATGCCGGGCGAGGACGGGTCGGTGGACGTGCGGGGCATCGCGGGCCACAGCATGACCGACTTCGAGATTACGGTTCGGCCCGACGACACCGACAGCGCCAACTTTGCGAACCTCAAGTGGTCGATGTACGTGGACAAGGGGACCACCCAGTTCGAGATTCACGTCCGCCAGAACGGCGGAAGCGGGTGTAACGCCGTCGCCTCGGCGACCGTCTACTACTCGTCGGACGACGGCGCACACGAGCAGGGGTGGTACGACGGCGACGCCTTCGAGGCCGAGTGCGGCGACTACAACGGCGACGGCGACGACGAGGTTCGGATGGTGATAGACTTGGTGGACGACGACGACGGCGACGGGAGCGTCCACGACGCCGAATCCGACGACCCTCGACTGACATACACCGACCTCAGCAACAGTCAGGTCATGAATTTCAAACCCAAGGGCACCCCACGGGACCCCGTGACCTTGGATGGCCACAACCCGCCCGCGAGTTGGGAATCGAAGAACTACGAACCGGACGACGGTGACCGAGAGACGCTGGACCGAGTGGTCAACCACTACACCTCCGAAATCGGCGGGTTCGCCCTGACAATCGACGACAAGAGCAGTAACACCGTCAACGAGGGTGCGTCCTACGGCCGAATCGAGTACGGCGGTGGCGGACGATACATCACCTACCTCCACGTCACCGACAACGAAATCGAAGTCGAGACGGCGTGA
- a CDS encoding DUF7289 family protein → MPDRKRTAERGVSDVIGFVLIFALITSTAAIVYTVGFSGLQDARQEERVSNAERVFDILADNVGDLQHRGAPSRATEIKLSEASLGYDDETTLTVEVTNAPATPRYSTNLDPITYSPTDSAVQLVYENGAVFREQRSGGVVLERPGSVFRTDGATKTAVIPFVQTRRTGSSGVGGSSTVRIRTENLGSEVLGALATPSDATADPDGDGTDEADPDPDNDGSDEYRITYTIRTSPTRAPVWEESLEERIPDSWKADACSVSGGTVTCSLGVERLYVTATRVDVSFS, encoded by the coding sequence ATGCCTGACCGGAAACGCACCGCCGAGCGCGGCGTCAGCGACGTTATCGGCTTCGTGCTGATATTCGCGCTCATCACCTCGACGGCGGCCATCGTCTACACCGTTGGCTTCTCCGGACTGCAGGACGCCCGCCAAGAGGAGCGCGTCTCGAACGCCGAGCGCGTCTTCGACATCTTGGCCGACAACGTGGGCGACCTCCAACACCGAGGCGCACCCAGTCGCGCCACCGAAATCAAACTCTCCGAGGCCTCGCTGGGCTACGACGACGAGACCACGCTGACGGTCGAAGTCACCAACGCGCCCGCGACGCCCCGGTACAGCACCAATCTCGACCCCATCACCTACTCGCCGACCGACTCGGCGGTGCAGTTGGTCTATGAGAACGGGGCGGTCTTCCGGGAACAGCGGTCGGGCGGCGTCGTCCTCGAACGACCGGGGTCGGTGTTCCGGACGGACGGCGCGACCAAGACCGCGGTGATTCCGTTCGTCCAGACGCGCCGGACCGGGAGTAGCGGAGTCGGTGGCTCCTCGACGGTCCGGATTCGCACCGAAAATCTCGGGTCGGAGGTCCTCGGCGCGCTCGCAACCCCCTCCGACGCCACGGCCGACCCCGACGGCGACGGCACCGACGAGGCCGACCCGGACCCCGACAACGACGGGAGCGACGAGTATCGAATCACCTACACCATCCGGACCTCGCCGACGCGCGCGCCGGTCTGGGAGGAAAGTCTGGAAGAACGCATCCCCGACTCGTGGAAGGCCGACGCCTGTTCGGTCTCCGGTGGCACCGTCACGTGTTCCCTCGGCGTCGAGCGACTCTACGTCACCGCGACTCGGGTGGACGTGTCGTTCAGTTAG
- a CDS encoding DUF7266 family protein encodes MSRDRTAPKSGHGGLADRFRRDDRGVSTTLGYVLNLTVATLVVTGLLVAGGDIVADQREQTVRSELQVIGQQLAADLVAADELAVTADGGAGDTLRIERQLPREVAGRTYSIDLRNPGSDQPYLRLSATDTDLTVRVELTLETPLAESSVRGQQILIRYADPDGDSTSELVVEDA; translated from the coding sequence ATGAGTCGTGACCGAACCGCGCCGAAATCCGGTCACGGCGGCCTCGCCGACCGATTTCGCCGGGACGACCGCGGGGTCTCGACCACGCTCGGTTACGTCCTGAACCTCACGGTGGCGACCCTCGTCGTCACCGGACTGCTGGTCGCGGGCGGCGACATCGTGGCCGACCAGCGCGAACAGACCGTCCGGTCGGAACTCCAAGTCATCGGCCAGCAACTCGCCGCCGACTTGGTGGCGGCCGACGAACTCGCTGTGACCGCAGACGGCGGCGCGGGCGACACCCTCCGAATCGAGCGCCAGTTACCCCGAGAGGTCGCGGGCCGGACCTACAGCATCGACCTGCGAAACCCCGGTTCCGACCAGCCATACCTCCGACTGTCGGCGACCGACACCGACCTGACCGTCAGGGTCGAACTCACGCTGGAGACTCCGCTGGCCGAGTCGTCGGTCAGGGGCCAACAGATTCTGATTCGATACGCCGACCCCGACGGTGATTCGACCTCCGAGTTGGTGGTGGAAGATGCCTGA
- a CDS encoding DUF7261 family protein, translating into MATIDGLAERVRRWTNENHSKAMNKNAQTKRGRARDARTDADRNQRATADRGQLVLVGALALAVSLVVLAVVLNSAIYTQNLASRSSEAGTGAAVDVRESVRDGVGGVADSVNRNRAGADYAVLSGTHLPTALADWRPMAVRQQVVSGRTVSVATAGTTEGTRIADESAGEFRPQSAGATPLGYAEPHWMVAADAEVRNFRLSGVSSADLVSATASFDPKAKGTFFVEVREADGSQKWQVGVYDAGGSVGVMVWDEETETSIGSCQATGGSAVVDLTDATIGGQHCEALSFFAEADGPLNVYYVNGDDVIGTYELTVDRAGHATGDTLKNRVDSANYGRHCAGPTYADSPGSGPYAAAAVYSTAVDFRFVSESVTYETDLRSAPGEPGPAPEHPRITDFSVTDDSGTDASFDVSWAVTDPNADLDSVTVELKQSGTTVAGPTTVGVGGATDSGTVTVSDSNGGSETYTVVVTVTDDAGHARTDAETHAADGTTGTGCPQ; encoded by the coding sequence ATGGCGACAATAGACGGACTCGCCGAGCGCGTCCGACGCTGGACAAACGAAAACCATTCTAAAGCGATGAATAAAAATGCTCAAACGAAGCGTGGCCGGGCGAGAGACGCCCGCACCGATGCCGACCGCAATCAGCGCGCCACCGCCGACCGAGGCCAACTCGTGCTGGTCGGGGCGCTCGCGCTCGCCGTCTCGCTGGTCGTGCTGGCGGTGGTTCTCAACTCCGCCATCTACACCCAGAATCTGGCGAGTCGAAGCAGTGAGGCCGGTACCGGCGCGGCGGTGGACGTTCGAGAGAGCGTCCGCGACGGCGTGGGCGGCGTGGCCGACAGCGTGAATCGGAACCGCGCCGGCGCGGACTACGCTGTGCTGTCCGGGACCCACCTCCCGACTGCGCTGGCCGACTGGCGACCGATGGCGGTCCGCCAGCAGGTGGTCTCGGGCCGGACGGTCAGCGTCGCCACCGCCGGAACCACGGAGGGGACCAGAATCGCCGACGAGTCCGCCGGGGAGTTCCGACCGCAGTCCGCTGGTGCCACCCCGCTGGGCTACGCCGAACCCCACTGGATGGTTGCGGCCGACGCCGAGGTCCGAAACTTCCGACTCTCGGGGGTCTCATCAGCCGACTTGGTGAGCGCGACGGCCTCCTTCGACCCGAAAGCGAAGGGCACCTTCTTCGTGGAGGTCCGCGAGGCCGACGGGTCCCAGAAATGGCAGGTCGGCGTCTACGATGCCGGCGGGAGCGTCGGCGTGATGGTCTGGGACGAGGAGACCGAGACCTCAATCGGGTCGTGTCAAGCCACCGGTGGTTCCGCCGTCGTGGACCTCACTGACGCCACCATCGGCGGCCAGCACTGCGAGGCCCTGTCGTTCTTCGCGGAGGCCGACGGTCCGCTCAACGTCTACTACGTCAACGGCGACGACGTAATCGGGACCTACGAACTCACCGTGGACCGGGCAGGCCACGCGACCGGCGACACGCTCAAGAACCGCGTCGATAGCGCGAACTACGGCCGCCACTGCGCGGGACCGACCTACGCCGATAGTCCCGGAAGCGGACCCTACGCCGCGGCGGCGGTCTACTCGACCGCTGTGGACTTCCGGTTCGTCAGCGAGTCGGTGACCTACGAGACCGACCTCCGGTCCGCCCCCGGCGAACCCGGACCCGCCCCGGAGCATCCCCGAATCACCGACTTCAGCGTGACCGACGACAGTGGAACCGACGCCTCCTTCGACGTGTCGTGGGCGGTCACGGACCCGAACGCCGACCTCGACAGCGTGACCGTCGAGTTGAAGCAGAGCGGAACCACGGTTGCCGGACCGACCACGGTCGGCGTCGGCGGCGCGACCGACTCGGGGACTGTGACGGTCTCGGACTCGAACGGCGGTAGTGAGACCTACACGGTCGTCGTCACCGTGACCGACGACGCGGGCCACGCACGAACCGACGCCGAGACCCACGCCGCGGACGGCACGACCGGAACGGGGTGTCCGCAATGA
- a CDS encoding DUF7288 family protein, with translation MRAQAHTLEGVVAGLLLISALVFAYQVTAVTPLSGSTSSQHIENQQRATAEGALQTTAESGALRRAVLFWDASKKRFHGADNGQHYTNTNDPPNRFLDALTRTFDERGIALNVHVVYVDSSGTRRKQPMVYRGEPSDNAATATTMLTLYDDDVRYADPDGDDVAEPTGDELGDGATGFYVPDSGSGSSVYNVVTVEVTVWRQ, from the coding sequence ATGCGGGCACAGGCACACACGTTGGAAGGCGTCGTGGCCGGACTGCTCCTCATCAGCGCGCTCGTCTTCGCCTATCAGGTGACGGCGGTCACGCCGCTGTCGGGGAGTACGTCGAGCCAGCACATCGAGAACCAACAGCGAGCGACGGCGGAGGGCGCGCTCCAGACGACCGCCGAGTCCGGGGCGCTCCGCCGGGCGGTCCTGTTCTGGGACGCCAGCAAGAAGCGGTTCCACGGCGCGGACAACGGCCAGCACTACACCAACACGAACGACCCGCCCAACCGATTCCTCGACGCGCTGACCCGGACGTTCGACGAGCGCGGCATCGCGCTCAACGTCCACGTCGTCTACGTCGATTCGAGCGGAACCCGCCGGAAACAGCCGATGGTCTACCGCGGCGAACCCAGCGACAACGCGGCGACGGCCACGACCATGCTCACGCTGTACGACGACGACGTTCGTTACGCCGACCCCGACGGCGACGACGTGGCCGAACCGACCGGCGACGAACTCGGCGACGGGGCAACGGGCTTCTACGTCCCCGACTCGGGGTCGGGCAGTAGCGTCTACAACGTCGTCACGGTGGAGGTGACGGTATGGCGACAATAG
- a CDS encoding DUF7287 family protein, with protein sequence MRAQTTLDFAIGMSVFLLTVAFVVSFLPGMFQPFDAGDGDEIVAGDRVANQLSRRLLAGGVEPFVLGDSCTTSFFALAGPPAESSPPDCRFDGTTLQERLGLADDANVNVRLVGEDADGDGDPDLLCDDGTGIIDEETDQSCATTFAAGGTPPDETGSVVVARRVVSIQNREATLLVRMW encoded by the coding sequence ATGCGCGCACAAACCACTCTGGACTTCGCCATCGGGATGAGCGTCTTCCTGCTGACCGTCGCGTTCGTCGTCAGCTTCCTGCCGGGGATGTTCCAACCGTTCGACGCCGGCGACGGCGACGAAATCGTCGCTGGCGACCGCGTGGCCAACCAACTCAGCCGACGGCTCCTCGCCGGGGGTGTCGAGCCGTTCGTCCTCGGCGACTCGTGTACCACGTCGTTCTTCGCGCTCGCCGGGCCGCCCGCCGAGTCGTCGCCACCGGACTGCCGGTTCGACGGGACGACGCTTCAGGAACGGCTTGGACTGGCCGACGACGCGAACGTCAACGTCCGACTCGTGGGCGAGGACGCCGACGGCGATGGCGACCCCGACCTACTCTGTGACGACGGCACGGGCATCATCGACGAGGAGACCGACCAGTCGTGCGCCACCACGTTCGCGGCCGGTGGGACGCCGCCCGACGAAACCGGGTCGGTCGTGGTCGCTCGGCGAGTGGTGTCGATTCAGAACCGCGAGGCGACGCTTCTCGTGAGGATGTGGTGA
- a CDS encoding type II secretion system F family protein produces MSHGSADNPERSADSLADAFYPLFDYLFDEDGDFVDDVETKLAEARMTDTVELYLSRGLAIGVLAGVVLWLLGLFVGYALFMTGIVEVGVLIGVPVPNETVLRLIEMLKVPALVVVSGFVFGAIGFAIGFGVVVGIPYMRASEREREINMLLPDAISFMYALSIGGLNQLEILEAMAKADDTYGEVAREFQSIVQETEYFDTDYRTAIRKRSLETPSDELGQFLTDMLSIVNSGGDMSDFLDDKKDKHMRTAKQEQEMTLETLELFGEMYMTLSLFPLLLIIILVIMSMLGQAKESMLYATVYGLIPLTGVGFLVLVSTVKQDDPGDGYLNPSDGGDRLEATTGAGLLHLGLIEKYVGEFSVFDRIKSREGTYETIALLKQPHIFFREHPLFILGLTVPASLVLVGNAVWSGAAPRTFDQMVSRPIWGTFIYVYVPVYVNFLPLSIFHLWNVRSRKAVVDKLSDNLRKLSSANDTGLTLLESIRTVADTSSGKLADEFDVIHAKVEYGMSLKAALIEFNNRYHIPRLARTVKLVSKAQEASSQITAVLTTAAQASENQDDIARERRSRSRMQVVIIIMTYLTLLAVMAILKVKFLDVMAGLSSQASSSGGAGAAQFGGGIDTNLLAMLFFHAVTLQALLSGFIAGYIRDASLLSGVKFAVVLPTVALAVFIFI; encoded by the coding sequence ATGAGTCACGGGAGCGCCGACAACCCCGAGCGGTCGGCCGACTCGCTGGCCGACGCTTTCTACCCCCTGTTCGACTACCTGTTCGACGAGGACGGCGACTTCGTGGACGACGTGGAGACCAAACTCGCCGAGGCCCGGATGACCGACACCGTGGAGTTGTACCTCTCGCGGGGACTGGCAATCGGCGTGCTGGCCGGCGTGGTCCTCTGGTTGCTGGGCCTGTTCGTGGGCTACGCGCTGTTCATGACCGGCATCGTGGAGGTGGGCGTCCTCATCGGCGTGCCGGTGCCAAACGAGACGGTGCTTCGCCTCATCGAGATGCTGAAGGTCCCGGCGCTGGTCGTGGTCAGCGGGTTCGTCTTCGGCGCAATCGGGTTCGCCATCGGGTTCGGCGTCGTCGTCGGTATCCCCTACATGCGGGCCAGCGAGCGAGAGCGAGAAATCAACATGCTCCTGCCCGACGCCATCTCGTTCATGTACGCCCTCTCCATCGGGGGCCTGAACCAGTTGGAGATTCTAGAGGCCATGGCGAAGGCCGACGACACCTACGGCGAGGTGGCCCGCGAGTTCCAGTCCATCGTCCAAGAGACCGAGTACTTCGACACCGACTACCGGACCGCGATTCGCAAGCGGTCGCTGGAGACGCCCAGCGACGAGTTGGGCCAGTTTCTGACCGACATGCTCTCCATCGTCAACTCCGGCGGGGACATGAGCGACTTCTTGGACGACAAGAAGGACAAGCACATGCGGACCGCCAAGCAGGAACAGGAGATGACCTTGGAGACGCTGGAGTTGTTCGGCGAGATGTACATGACTCTCTCGCTGTTTCCGCTCCTGCTCATCATCATCCTCGTCATCATGTCGATGCTCGGGCAGGCCAAGGAGTCGATGCTCTACGCGACCGTCTACGGCCTGATTCCCTTGACCGGCGTGGGCTTTCTGGTGCTGGTCTCGACGGTCAAGCAGGACGACCCCGGCGACGGCTACCTCAACCCCTCCGACGGCGGAGACCGCCTCGAAGCCACGACCGGCGCGGGTCTGCTCCACCTCGGTCTCATCGAGAAGTACGTCGGCGAGTTCTCGGTGTTCGACCGCATCAAGAGCCGAGAGGGAACTTACGAGACCATCGCCCTGCTGAAGCAACCCCACATCTTCTTCCGGGAACACCCGCTTTTCATCCTCGGGTTGACGGTCCCGGCGTCGCTGGTGCTGGTCGGCAACGCGGTCTGGTCCGGCGCGGCACCCCGGACCTTCGACCAGATGGTCTCCCGGCCCATCTGGGGGACGTTCATCTACGTCTACGTCCCGGTGTACGTCAACTTCCTGCCGCTGTCGATTTTCCACCTCTGGAACGTCCGGTCCCGGAAGGCGGTGGTGGACAAGCTTTCGGACAACCTCCGGAAGCTATCCTCTGCCAACGACACCGGCCTGACCCTGCTCGAATCCATCCGAACCGTGGCCGACACCTCGTCGGGCAAACTGGCCGACGAGTTCGACGTGATTCACGCCAAGGTCGAGTACGGGATGAGCCTGAAGGCGGCGCTCATCGAGTTCAACAACCGGTATCACATCCCGCGACTGGCCCGGACCGTCAAACTGGTTTCCAAAGCACAGGAGGCCTCCAGTCAGATTACGGCGGTCCTCACGACCGCCGCGCAGGCCAGCGAGAATCAGGACGACATCGCCCGCGAGCGCCGGTCCCGGTCCCGGATGCAGGTCGTCATCATCATCATGACCTACCTGACCCTGCTGGCGGTGATGGCCATCCTGAAGGTCAAGTTCCTCGACGTGATGGCCGGACTGTCGAGTCAGGCCTCGTCGTCGGGCGGGGCCGGGGCGGCCCAGTTCGGAGGCGGCATCGACACCAACCTGCTGGCGATGCTGTTCTTCCACGCCGTGACCTTGCAGGCTCTCCTCTCGGGCTTCATCGCGGGCTACATCCGCGACGCCTCGCTTCTGTCGGGCGTGAAGTTCGCCGTCGTCCTGCCGACCGTCGCACTCGCCGTGTTCATCTTCATCTAA